A section of the Devosia rhizoryzae genome encodes:
- a CDS encoding response regulator has protein sequence MKSFLVVDDEPLVRMDMAELIRENGYEAWEAANASEALGILERAGDAFIGLITDVNMPGTRNGMVLANHVRTVWPHIRIIVVSAGRKPFAGELPDNTSFIHKPWRPEQVVTAIGVV, from the coding sequence ATGAAGTCGTTTCTTGTTGTCGATGACGAGCCGCTGGTGCGGATGGATATGGCGGAGCTGATCCGCGAGAATGGCTACGAGGCCTGGGAAGCGGCCAATGCTTCCGAGGCTTTGGGCATTCTGGAGCGGGCGGGTGATGCCTTCATTGGCTTGATCACCGACGTCAACATGCCCGGCACGCGCAATGGCATGGTGCTGGCCAACCACGTTCGCACCGTCTGGCCGCATATCCGCATCATCGTGGTTTCGGCAGGCCGCAAGCCTTTTGCAGGCGAGTTGCCGGACAATACGAGCTTCATTCACAAGCCCTGGCGGCCCGAACAGGTCGTGACCGCCATCGGCGTGGTGTAG
- a CDS encoding Gfo/Idh/MocA family protein, which produces MRILILGTGGMANTHAKNFAAIEGVTLVGGVDVDPARVEAFCQTHNIERGFGSLDAAIAWGEFDAVANVTPDSVHYPTTMAAIAAGKHVFCEKPLATDHARAMEMTEAAEKAGLVNMVNLTYRNVAQLQKAREIVQAGQIGKVKHFEASYLQSWLVSKAWGDWRTESQWLWRLSKKHGSNGVLGDIGVHILDFAAYGAGSDFSKVFCRLETFEKAENNQIGEYDLDANDSFAMTAQLENGALGVIHATRWATGHFNELRLRIYGELGSVEIQHRHDWSKLRTCLGEDAETGTWTEVEPDPVPTNYMRFIEACRSGHNLEPSFRHATNIQKVLDLATVTDRDKMEHAV; this is translated from the coding sequence ATGCGTATCCTCATTCTGGGTACCGGCGGCATGGCCAACACTCATGCCAAGAACTTTGCTGCCATCGAGGGTGTGACGCTGGTGGGTGGCGTCGACGTCGATCCGGCGCGCGTCGAGGCCTTCTGCCAGACGCACAATATCGAGCGCGGCTTCGGTTCGCTTGATGCGGCGATCGCCTGGGGCGAGTTTGATGCGGTGGCCAATGTGACGCCCGACAGCGTCCATTATCCCACCACCATGGCCGCCATTGCCGCGGGCAAGCATGTGTTCTGTGAAAAGCCGCTGGCAACCGACCATGCCCGCGCCATGGAAATGACGGAGGCGGCCGAAAAAGCTGGCCTCGTCAACATGGTGAACCTTACCTATCGCAATGTCGCGCAGCTGCAAAAGGCGCGCGAGATCGTGCAGGCTGGCCAGATCGGCAAGGTCAAGCATTTCGAGGCGAGCTACCTCCAGAGCTGGCTCGTGTCCAAGGCCTGGGGTGATTGGCGTACCGAGTCGCAGTGGTTGTGGCGCTTGTCTAAGAAGCACGGCTCCAATGGCGTGCTCGGCGACATCGGCGTGCATATTCTCGATTTTGCCGCTTATGGCGCAGGCAGCGACTTTTCAAAGGTGTTCTGCCGACTCGAGACGTTCGAAAAGGCCGAAAACAACCAGATCGGCGAATACGATCTCGACGCCAATGACAGCTTTGCCATGACGGCGCAGCTTGAAAACGGCGCGCTCGGTGTCATCCATGCCACGCGCTGGGCGACGGGGCACTTTAACGAGTTGCGGCTCCGGATTTATGGCGAACTCGGCTCGGTTGAAATTCAGCACCGGCATGACTGGAGCAAGCTGCGCACCTGTCTTGGCGAGGATGCCGAAACCGGCACCTGGACTGAGGTCGAGCCCGATCCTGTGCCTACCAATTACATGCGTTTCATCGAAGCCTGCCGCTCCGGCCACAATCTCGAGCCCAGCTTCCGGCACGCCACCAACATCCAGAAGGTGCTGGACCTGGCGACGGTCACCGATCGCGACAAGATGGAACACGCCGTCTGA